One Methanococcus aeolicus Nankai-3 DNA segment encodes these proteins:
- a CDS encoding GTP-binding protein — MRELTLNGAYFVLLIVDATTGLKDIDKKIINTIHLRNIPYAVFINKIDSCNDEILNNLKKEINELCPNCEHIMKGSALNDKGISKLKLILENI; from the coding sequence ATGAGGGAACTTACTTTAAATGGGGCTTATTTTGTATTGCTTATAGTCGATGCTACAACGGGTTTAAAAGACATCGACAAAAAAATAATAAACACAATACATTTAAGAAATATTCCCTATGCTGTATTTATCAATAAAATTGATTCTTGTAATGATGAAATATTAAATAATTTAAAAAAGGAAATAAATGAATTATGCCCTAACTGCGAACATATTATGAAAGGTTCTGCATTAAACGATAAAGGAATTTCAAAACTTAAATTAATTTTAGAGAATATTTAA
- a CDS encoding roadblock/LC7 domain-containing protein, which translates to MIDRILSDLNKTEGIKGSMVVGKDGLVIASQMPSGIDTELIGAMSSAAYGSAERTASEINQGTLEQMMIEGEHGKTLMTDAGEGILVVLTDSKVNLGLIRINIKRSTEKVKSAL; encoded by the coding sequence ATGATAGATAGAATACTTTCAGATTTAAATAAAACAGAAGGAATAAAGGGTTCAATGGTAGTGGGTAAAGATGGTTTAGTAATAGCATCCCAGATGCCGAGCGGAATAGATACAGAATTAATTGGAGCAATGTCTTCTGCGGCATATGGTTCTGCTGAAAGAACGGCGTCAGAGATAAACCAAGGGACATTGGAACAAATGATGATTGAGGGGGAACACGGTAAAACGCTAATGACTGATGCAGGGGAAGGAATTTTAGTAGTATTAACCGATTCGAAAGTTAATTTAGGATTAATTAGAATAAACATTAA